CGTCGTCAAGGCGCGCCGCCGGCTGATGGCAGCGCTGTTCTAGGAGCTCTTCAGGATCGGATCGTTCGTGAGGGACTCCGACACCCGCGCCAGCAGAGTGCGCAGGGTGTCGAGTTCCTCCGCCGTGAACGCGGCCGCCAGGCGGCGTTCTACTCCGGCGGCCCGCTCGTCGGCCTGGTCGAGTGCCTTCCGGCCGGCCGGCGTCGTGCGGGTTTCGATGACGTGCCGATGCAGCGGGTGCGGCGTGCGCTCGATCAGCGCGGCCGACTCCAGGTTGCGCAGGATCGTGGTCATCGTCTGAGGTGTCACCAGGCAACGCCGGGCCAGCTCGGCGGCTGAGATTCCCGGTTGCTCGTCCAGAACGAAGAGCGCCGCGTACTGCGGGACCGTCAGCCCGGCCGGCTTCACCGCGGCCGCCTTCGCGGTGGTCAGTTCCTGCTCGACCCGTTTGAGGTGACTGCCCAGGCGCTCCTCGAATGACATCCGCATGCCCTCATCGTACGAACGTAGCTGCTTGTATATGCATTGACAGCTATCAGAGCTCTGATTAGTCTCTGTGCTCGTATCCAATCGAGGGAGGCAACAGATGTTCCGACGCACAGCGGCAGTCGTCGCTCTGCTCACGTTCGCGACCGCGGCGCCGGTGTCCGTGGTACCGGCTTCTGCCGTGCGGGTCGACGCGTCGCGGGGATGGCCGGTGGCGATCAGTGGACAGACCGCGGATCGGTATCCGGAAGGAGTGACCTGGGATCCGAGCCGGCAGGCGTTCCTGGTCGGGTCGCTCGCGACCGGCAGGATCGATGTGGTCGACCGTCGCGGCCGGTCGACGCGGTTGGTGGACGAGGCGCCCGGGGTCTCGACGTTCGGGCTGCATGTCGACGCCGCGCGCAACCGACTCCTGGTGACGTACGCCGATATCGGCAACGGGGAGCAGTCCTCGGAGGCGACCACATACCAGCAGTCCGGGGTGGCGATCTACAACCTGCGGACCGGGCGGCTGCAGCATCGGGTCGACCTGAACACGCCCGCGCTGAACCCGGCGGGCGGCCGGCACGGGGTCAACGACCTCGCCGTCGACGGTCGCGGCAACGCCTATGTCACCGATCCCGCCGCGGACGCGATCTACCGGATCACGCCGCAGGGCAAGGCATCCGTGCTGGTCCGGGATGCCCGGCTGGCGAGCCGGACGATCGGGATGAACGGGATCGTCTGGGATCCGGCGGGCTACCTGCTCGCGGTCCGGTACGACGTCGGCGCTTTGCTGAAGATCTCGCCGGCCGGTGCGATCACCGAAGTGAAGTTGCCCAAGGCATTGATCGGTGGTGACGGACTGGCCTTGACGGCCGATCGCAAGTTGGTTGCCGTCACCAACAAGCTGGGGGCGCCCGGGGTCGAAGAGGTGACCGTGCTGCGGAGTACGGACAACTACCGCTCGGCTCGGGTTGTCGCGGCGAAGGCGTGGCCGATCAGCGGTCCCACCACCGTGGCGCTCAGCCCGCACGGGATGTACGTGGTGAGCGGGCGGATCGACGTCCTGGTGGCCGGCGGCCAGTCGAACGAATTCGACCTGTACCGGTTCTGATGCTGTGAACTGTTGACAGCTGGCGTCGACAGTTTTGAGAATCATTCACATGAATGCTGGCGAGCCGGTAGGTCTCGAAGCCCGGATCCACGGCTTGCTGCCGGGGCTGAGTCCGGCTCAACGGCAGGTCGCCGACGAGGTACTGCGGGATCCGGCCGCCGCGGCCTCGTCGACGATCGGTGAGCTGGCGGCCCGCTGCGGTACCTCGTTGCCGAGCGTCACCCGCTTCTGCCTGGCCCTCGGACTCAGCGGTTACGCCGAGCTCAGGCTGGCGCTGGCGGCCGAAAGCGGACGGTCCAGTGCGAGCTGGGAGCTGGGTACCGGGGGAGAGGTCGGCGCGGACGACAGCCTGGACGACGTACTGCGTACCCTCCTGCGGGCCGACACCCGCGCACTGGAGGACACCGTCGCCGAGCTGGACGTCCGTGCTCTCGGGCAGGCGGTCCGGGCCGTCTCCGACGCCAGACGGATCGACCTGTACGCCGTGGGCGGGTCGGCCACCGTCGCGGAGGACCTGCGGTTGCGGCTACACCGGATCGGTCGCAGTGCGAACTGCTGGAGCGACGTGCACAACGCGTTGACGAGTGCGGCACTGCTCGGCGCCGGCGACGTCGCGATCGGCCTGTCGCACAGTGGCGAGACGGTCGAGGTACTGGAGCCGCTGGTGCGAGCCCGGAGTCAGGGCGCGCGAACCGTTGCCATCACCAACTATCCGAGGTCACCGATCGCGCGGGCGGCGGACGTCGTCCTGATCACGGCCGCGCGGGACGTCACCTTCCGGACCGGTGGTCTGTCCGGGCGGCATGCGCAGATGATCGTGCTCGACGCGCTGTACATCGGAGTTGCTCAGCGCGACTACTCCTTGGCTGAGCAGGCCTTCGACGTCACGGCCGACGCTGTCGCGGCGCATCGGGTCCAGCGCTGATCGGCAGACCCGTGTAGATGCCGGCGGCGCGGAAACGCAGGCCTGGTTCGGCGTACTCCTCCAGGGCGTGGGCCGTCCAGCCGATGATCCGCGCGATGGCGAACAGCGCCTCGCCGGCGTCCGGCCGGAAGCTGTGGGCGTGCATCATCGCGGCAATGGCGAGATCGCTGTTGGGGAACCCGGGCACCTTCTCCGTGAGCTCCTGGATGCTGTGCAGAACGGGGCTGTCGGCAAGCAGTTCGAACAGCGCCTCCGCGCGGGGGTCGCGCTGCTGATAGATGCGATGGCCGAACCCGGGCACCGGCTCACCCGACCGCAACTGATCCGACAATGCCTCGACGGGATCCTGCAGCGCTCGTTCGAGGAACTTGTAGGCCAACGTCGTCGCGGCCCCGTGGTAGTGGCCGTCCAGAGCGCCGAGGCCGGCCGACACCACGGAGTACAGGTTGGCGCGTGCGCTCGCCGCGACTCGGGCAGCGATCGTGGAGACGGCCAGTCCGTGGTCTGCCAAGAGGATCAAGGCAGCATCCAGTACTGCGGGTTGCGGGGGTTGCGTGCTGACCTTCGGCCACAGTCGGGCGCCCAGCGTGCCCGCTGTGGTTTCACCGGGCAGTGCATCGACCAGTACGCCGAGGAGGCGGCTCGCGGCCGTCATGACGGACTCCGGTGCGAGCCCGAATCGCAGCGGGTCTCCAGCGCCCAGTACTGCGACGGCGATCCGCAACTGGTCCGTCATGCGCGCACTCGATGGCGCTACGTTCATCGCAGCACGAGCGAGCGCCACTGACTCCGGGGGAGCGGGGAAGGAGTCCTGCTCTGTCAGCTCGCCCGTCCACAGCAGGTGTGCGACGGACTCGACCGTGCTGGTGGTCGCCAGCTCGCGGGCGAGGCGGCCGCGGTAGTACAGCTCGTCGTCCTGCAGCAGGCTGAGCTCTGTCTCGATCCGCTCGACCACACCGGGGTGTTCGACACTCCGGCTGGCGAGCCGCTCCACGTCGGCTGCCGCGAAGAGGCTGCCGCGTCGGCCGCGAGCTCGAACGCTGGTGAGCTGCCCCCGGCTGACGTAGGCGTAGATCGTCTCGGGCTTCACGTTGAGCCGACGGGCGACCTCTGCCGTCGTCAGGTAATTCTCGTCACTCTGCTCTGCCATCCACCGCTCCGCGAGTCGCTCACATTGACTGGATCAACATTGACAATACTTGATTCCAGTTCAAGTCTGAGACTCATGTCAATCTCACTGGAAAGCCCGGTCGACGGACCGATCGAAGTACCCGCGGGCCTGCGCAACGTCGTGGTGACCGAGACCCGGCTCGGCGACGTCCGCGGCGACGAGGGTTTCTACCACTACCGGCAGTACTCCGCCATCGACCTGGCGCGCTCGAAGACCGTCGAGGA
The window above is part of the Kribbella voronezhensis genome. Proteins encoded here:
- a CDS encoding citrate/2-methylcitrate synthase; amino-acid sequence: MAEQSDENYLTTAEVARRLNVKPETIYAYVSRGQLTSVRARGRRGSLFAAADVERLASRSVEHPGVVERIETELSLLQDDELYYRGRLARELATTSTVESVAHLLWTGELTEQDSFPAPPESVALARAAMNVAPSSARMTDQLRIAVAVLGAGDPLRFGLAPESVMTAASRLLGVLVDALPGETTAGTLGARLWPKVSTQPPQPAVLDAALILLADHGLAVSTIAARVAASARANLYSVVSAGLGALDGHYHGAATTLAYKFLERALQDPVEALSDQLRSGEPVPGFGHRIYQQRDPRAEALFELLADSPVLHSIQELTEKVPGFPNSDLAIAAMMHAHSFRPDAGEALFAIARIIGWTAHALEEYAEPGLRFRAAGIYTGLPISAGPDAPRQRRP
- a CDS encoding MurR/RpiR family transcriptional regulator, whose translation is MNAGEPVGLEARIHGLLPGLSPAQRQVADEVLRDPAAAASSTIGELAARCGTSLPSVTRFCLALGLSGYAELRLALAAESGRSSASWELGTGGEVGADDSLDDVLRTLLRADTRALEDTVAELDVRALGQAVRAVSDARRIDLYAVGGSATVAEDLRLRLHRIGRSANCWSDVHNALTSAALLGAGDVAIGLSHSGETVEVLEPLVRARSQGARTVAITNYPRSPIARAADVVLITAARDVTFRTGGLSGRHAQMIVLDALYIGVAQRDYSLAEQAFDVTADAVAAHRVQR
- a CDS encoding SMP-30/gluconolactonase/LRE family protein — its product is MFRRTAAVVALLTFATAAPVSVVPASAVRVDASRGWPVAISGQTADRYPEGVTWDPSRQAFLVGSLATGRIDVVDRRGRSTRLVDEAPGVSTFGLHVDAARNRLLVTYADIGNGEQSSEATTYQQSGVAIYNLRTGRLQHRVDLNTPALNPAGGRHGVNDLAVDGRGNAYVTDPAADAIYRITPQGKASVLVRDARLASRTIGMNGIVWDPAGYLLAVRYDVGALLKISPAGAITEVKLPKALIGGDGLALTADRKLVAVTNKLGAPGVEEVTVLRSTDNYRSARVVAAKAWPISGPTTVALSPHGMYVVSGRIDVLVAGGQSNEFDLYRF
- a CDS encoding MarR family winged helix-turn-helix transcriptional regulator, which encodes MRMSFEERLGSHLKRVEQELTTAKAAAVKPAGLTVPQYAALFVLDEQPGISAAELARRCLVTPQTMTTILRNLESAALIERTPHPLHRHVIETRTTPAGRKALDQADERAAGVERRLAAAFTAEELDTLRTLLARVSESLTNDPILKSS